The following are encoded in a window of Staphylococcus piscifermentans genomic DNA:
- a CDS encoding CPBP family intramembrane glutamic endopeptidase has protein sequence MNYLINTLKMIGTILLLFIVVVFAQNIGIVWHALHLHSFEYVLHGITYLVVALLLFKLVANKVYKRKLAYFRITRFKFIKVCVLLGLLLPVAVMSFYLIFIPGHWVVTDLKSNQEYSAMLIEIFFLGGIVAPIVEEMMFRGFLLKYIEKKTNIYVALGLTSVLFGVIHLVNGKLTGVSLIMLVAAGTAVGLMYGLAAYKFNTVWASIPLHMFWNMSSVITVSDHNMEYGVFQYIIKSNNPFITGGVYGMDASGISIIGYIAVAVLLIYWRRFQAIEKQKL, from the coding sequence ATGAATTATTTAATTAACACGCTTAAAATGATTGGAACCATTCTTTTATTATTTATAGTCGTAGTGTTTGCACAGAACATTGGAATCGTTTGGCATGCATTGCATCTGCATTCTTTCGAATATGTTTTGCATGGTATTACTTATTTAGTTGTAGCACTCCTTCTCTTTAAACTCGTTGCTAATAAGGTGTATAAAAGGAAATTAGCTTACTTCAGAATTACGCGCTTTAAATTCATTAAAGTCTGTGTACTTTTAGGCCTACTTTTACCTGTCGCAGTGATGAGCTTCTATCTTATATTTATCCCTGGCCATTGGGTTGTAACTGATTTGAAAAGTAACCAAGAGTATAGTGCTATGCTGATTGAAATCTTTTTCCTTGGCGGGATTGTCGCACCTATCGTAGAAGAGATGATGTTTAGAGGCTTCTTGCTTAAATATATTGAAAAGAAAACCAATATTTATGTTGCCCTAGGTCTGACTTCCGTCTTATTCGGAGTAATTCATTTAGTTAATGGAAAGTTGACAGGCGTGAGTTTGATTATGTTAGTAGCAGCTGGAACAGCGGTAGGATTGATGTATGGACTTGCTGCTTATAAATTCAATACAGTATGGGCAAGCATTCCTCTCCATATGTTCTGGAATATGAGTTCTGTCATTACAGTGAGCGATCATAATATGGAGTATGGTGTATTTCAATATATAATCAAATCAAATAACCCCTTCATAACAGGTGGCGTTTACGGGATGGATGCGTCTGGCATCTCAATCATTGGTTATATTGCAGTAGCTGTGCTTCTTATTTATTGGAGAAGATTTCAAGCGATAGAAAAGCAGAAATTATAA
- a CDS encoding amidase domain-containing protein: MRKQKLLVCIFSSSLLISTLPFNHVNAEISEESSTPPKTNATDNNTSQPPSDKEDKAEKETNETHDDTSKKDEDETEQPSSVSKKENHKNTEDKKKNEDAEESDEQKSNTQQSVNNPIRPDYYKSSLDFFKPAPFKEQNNGMPSLWDQLFSNSNKSYTESSQPEQSQNNDDKSDNNLDHSKNTDSGAEQTTPSQNETSADTADDSEDASSITHENSDLSQDDNEVLRKLDEASASLKEDNNQAPQENEQQKEDTSSQQDKTEQDDTTTDEKSPSDTPSEQNTEKSSQQENEQDDSVINAILDEYSEGAKKQKDKYDDQHKTNDTQEEDTTTDTHHSDTSTTNPQLPTQSQLKDKTEPKQSFEDGVKQSNLRSAAMFQFLPDLSNNQEDSSDFTVVENSNTRQFIKKIAKDSHDIGQNRDIFASVMIAQAILESDSGNSALARSPHYNLFGIKGNYQGKSADFNTLEDSGNSMYQISAPFRSYPSEKESLEDYTDLIKNGVEGNADIYRPTWKSEASSYRDATEHLAQTYATDSRYADKLNSIIKHYDLTQFDKKQMPNLNDYKPSGKENASDFKPFAESASDSPYPHGQCTWYVYNRMAQFDKQISGDLGDARNWNNRAENKGYTVTSTPEKHNAVVFEAGQQDADPIYGHVAFVEKVNNDGSIVVSESNVEGSGVISYRTIDADDAAQLSYIKGK, encoded by the coding sequence ATGAGGAAACAAAAGTTATTAGTCTGTATTTTTTCATCATCTTTATTAATTTCAACACTTCCTTTCAACCATGTTAATGCTGAAATTTCAGAAGAATCATCAACTCCTCCGAAAACGAATGCTACAGATAATAATACAAGTCAACCACCTTCCGACAAAGAAGATAAAGCTGAAAAAGAAACAAATGAGACGCATGATGATACTAGTAAAAAAGATGAAGACGAGACTGAACAACCCTCCTCTGTTTCCAAAAAGGAAAATCATAAAAATACTGAAGATAAAAAGAAAAACGAAGACGCTGAAGAGTCAGATGAACAAAAATCAAATACTCAACAAAGCGTAAACAACCCTATTCGTCCTGATTACTATAAAAGCAGTTTAGACTTTTTTAAACCGGCACCATTTAAAGAACAGAATAATGGCATGCCAAGTTTGTGGGATCAACTATTTTCAAATTCAAATAAATCTTATACAGAGTCAAGCCAACCTGAACAAAGTCAAAATAACGATGACAAATCGGACAATAACTTAGATCATTCTAAGAACACTGATTCTGGTGCAGAACAAACTACGCCTTCTCAAAATGAAACTTCAGCCGATACAGCAGATGATTCAGAGGATGCATCCTCAATCACTCATGAGAATAGCGACTTATCGCAAGATGATAATGAAGTCTTGAGAAAGTTAGATGAAGCAAGTGCATCTCTTAAAGAGGATAATAATCAAGCTCCTCAAGAGAACGAGCAGCAAAAAGAAGATACTTCGTCTCAACAAGATAAAACCGAACAAGATGACACGACAACTGACGAGAAATCACCATCCGATACACCAAGCGAACAAAATACTGAAAAATCCTCACAACAAGAAAATGAGCAGGATGATTCTGTGATCAACGCTATTTTGGATGAATATAGCGAAGGTGCTAAAAAACAAAAAGATAAATACGATGACCAACATAAAACAAATGACACACAAGAAGAAGACACAACCACAGACACCCATCATTCAGATACATCAACCACTAATCCTCAATTACCGACTCAATCACAACTTAAAGACAAGACCGAACCGAAACAATCATTTGAAGATGGTGTAAAGCAATCTAACCTTAGATCAGCAGCAATGTTCCAATTCTTGCCTGATTTATCCAACAATCAAGAAGACAGCAGTGATTTTACTGTTGTAGAAAATAGTAATACACGCCAGTTCATCAAGAAAATTGCGAAAGATTCACATGATATCGGTCAGAACAGAGATATATTTGCTTCTGTCATGATTGCACAAGCCATTTTAGAATCTGATTCAGGTAATAGTGCGCTTGCTCGGTCACCGCATTATAATTTATTCGGAATCAAAGGGAATTACCAAGGCAAATCTGCGGATTTCAATACACTTGAAGATAGCGGAAACAGTATGTACCAAATTTCAGCACCTTTCCGCAGTTACCCAAGTGAAAAAGAATCTCTCGAAGATTATACGGATTTAATCAAAAATGGAGTTGAGGGTAACGCCGATATTTATCGTCCTACGTGGAAAAGTGAAGCTTCCTCTTATCGTGATGCTACTGAGCATCTTGCACAAACTTATGCAACTGATTCACGCTATGCTGATAAACTTAATAGCATTATCAAACACTACGATTTAACGCAATTTGATAAGAAACAAATGCCGAATTTAAATGATTACAAACCAAGTGGTAAAGAAAATGCTTCAGATTTCAAACCATTTGCTGAATCAGCGAGTGACTCACCGTATCCCCATGGTCAATGTACTTGGTATGTTTATAATCGTATGGCGCAATTCGATAAACAAATCAGTGGCGATTTGGGAGATGCACGTAATTGGAATAATCGTGCAGAAAACAAAGGTTACACCGTTACTTCCACACCAGAAAAACATAATGCGGTCGTGTTTGAAGCAGGACAGCAAGATGCCGACCCTATCTATGGCCATGTCGCTTTTGTAGAAAAAGTTAACAACGATGGTTCGATAGTGGTTTCAGAATCTAATGTAGAAGGCTCCGGAGTCATTTCTTATAGAACAATTGATGCTGACGATGCTGCTCAATTAAGCTATATTAAAGGTAAATAA